A stretch of Trichomycterus rosablanca isolate fTriRos1 chromosome 8, fTriRos1.hap1, whole genome shotgun sequence DNA encodes these proteins:
- the rad52 gene encoding DNA repair protein RAD52 homolog isoform X2 has product MEQSTEGKNKKHTSNMCFGQYHYSAEEYQAVQNALRQRLGPEYISTRQAGGGQKVCYIEGHKVISLANEMFGYNGWSHSISQQNVDFVDLINGKFYVGVSAFVKVQLKDGSFHEDVGYGVSEGLKSKALSLEKARKEAVTDGLKRALKCFGNALGNCILNKEYLMAINKIPKQPRSPLDPQKTKRRDNEPCVEQARFNSLTRKDSKTFINPAASAPPNSPPVQNCVQAGPAGQQNTTDSRNSLPNMTAPSSNTSTTQDCHNSSTNTSRSAPDVTDLSSCDPALDSKQQRKLRQQQLQQKFRQEMEAKKMQTEPQLRPEPTAAHLKPDDPALWDFTLDGIDMLGDPPTESSGPPRPATPNDHGMMTRSKTPQRPASSLRPPLRPQDHQAHHGRGSAQYRPGMMENSAFQNTAHTTGPKSPYRHGQYMKKRKLDP; this is encoded by the exons ATGGAGCAAAGCACTGAAGGAAAAAACAAGAAGCACACATCCAACATGTGTTTTGGACAG tACCATTACAGTGCTGAGGAGTACCAGGCTGTTCAGAATGCTCTTCGACAGAGACTGGGACCAGAGTACATAAGCACGAGACAAGCAGGAGGAGGGCAGAAG GTATGCTACATCGAGGGTCACAAAGTCATCAGTTTGGCCAATGAAATGTTTGGGTACAATGGCTGGTCTCACTCAATTTCACAACAAAATGTTG ACTTTGTGGACCTGATTAATGGGAAATTTTATGTAGGAGTGAGCGCTTTTGTGAAGGTTCAGTTAAAG GATGGATCATTTCATGAGGACGTGGGTTATGGAGTGAGTGAGGGTCTGAAGTCCAAAGCACTGTCGCTAGAAAAAGCAAGAAAAGAAGCTGTAACAGACGGACTGAAAAGAGCACTCAA GTGTTTTGGAAACGCTCTTGGAAACTGCATCCTCAATAAGGAGTACCTGATGGCAATCAACAAGATTCCTAAACAG CCCCGTTCACCTTTAGATCCTCAGAAGACGAAGCGCAGAGATAATGAGCCCTGTGTTGAGCAGGCCCGCTTTAACAGTCTTACTCGAAAAGACAGCAAGACTTTCATCAATCCTGCTGCATCAGCACCACCGAATTCTCCGCCAGTACAAAACTGTGTCCAGGCTGGACCTGCAGGGCAGCAGAACACAACAGATTCCAGGAACTCACTGCCGAACATGACTGCACCCTCCAGCAACACTTCAACTACACAGGACTGTCATAACAGCTCCACTAACACCTCCAG GTCAGCACCGGACGTAACGGATCTGTCCTCTTGCGACCCTGCGCTCGACTCCAAGCAGCAGAGGAAGCTGAGACAGCAGCAGCTGCAGCAAAAGTTCAGGCAGGAGATGGAGGCCAAGAAGATGCAAACGGAGCCACAGCTGAGGCCTGAACCCACGGCGGCTCATCTTAAACCAG ATGACCCAGCCTTGTGGGACTTTACACTGGACGGCATTGATATGCTCGGTGATCCGCCCACAGAATCGTCAGGGCCGCCTCGACCTGCCACTCCGAACGATCACGGGATGATGACCCGCAGTAAAACTCCACAGAGACCCGCCTCGTCCCTGAGGCCGCCGCTGAGGCCACAAGATCATCAGGCCCATCACGGGCGGGGTTCCGCACAGTACAGACCTGGCATGATGGAGAATTCTGCATTTCAGaacactgcacacacaacaG GTCCAAAAAGCCCATACCGACATGGACAGTACATGAAGAAACGGAAACTGGACCCTTGA
- the rad52 gene encoding DNA repair protein RAD52 homolog isoform X1 yields MEQSTEGKNKKHTSNMCFGQYHYSAEEYQAVQNALRQRLGPEYISTRQAGGGQKVCYIEGHKVISLANEMFGYNGWSHSISQQNVDFVDLINGKFYVGVSAFVKVQLKDGSFHEDVGYGVSEGLKSKALSLEKARKEAVTDGLKRALKCFGNALGNCILNKEYLMAINKIPKQPRSPLDPQKTKRRDNEPCVEQARFNSLTRKDSKTFINPAASAPPNSPPVQNCVQAGPAGQQNTTDSRNSLPNMTAPSSNTSTTQDCHNSSTNTSRSAPDVTDLSSCDPALDSKQQRKLRQQQLQQKFRQEMEAKKMQTEPQLRPEPTAAHLKPVHASGPVTHSTPNGHKAPIKKEECLADDPALWDFTLDGIDMLGDPPTESSGPPRPATPNDHGMMTRSKTPQRPASSLRPPLRPQDHQAHHGRGSAQYRPGMMENSAFQNTAHTTGPKSPYRHGQYMKKRKLDP; encoded by the exons ATGGAGCAAAGCACTGAAGGAAAAAACAAGAAGCACACATCCAACATGTGTTTTGGACAG tACCATTACAGTGCTGAGGAGTACCAGGCTGTTCAGAATGCTCTTCGACAGAGACTGGGACCAGAGTACATAAGCACGAGACAAGCAGGAGGAGGGCAGAAG GTATGCTACATCGAGGGTCACAAAGTCATCAGTTTGGCCAATGAAATGTTTGGGTACAATGGCTGGTCTCACTCAATTTCACAACAAAATGTTG ACTTTGTGGACCTGATTAATGGGAAATTTTATGTAGGAGTGAGCGCTTTTGTGAAGGTTCAGTTAAAG GATGGATCATTTCATGAGGACGTGGGTTATGGAGTGAGTGAGGGTCTGAAGTCCAAAGCACTGTCGCTAGAAAAAGCAAGAAAAGAAGCTGTAACAGACGGACTGAAAAGAGCACTCAA GTGTTTTGGAAACGCTCTTGGAAACTGCATCCTCAATAAGGAGTACCTGATGGCAATCAACAAGATTCCTAAACAG CCCCGTTCACCTTTAGATCCTCAGAAGACGAAGCGCAGAGATAATGAGCCCTGTGTTGAGCAGGCCCGCTTTAACAGTCTTACTCGAAAAGACAGCAAGACTTTCATCAATCCTGCTGCATCAGCACCACCGAATTCTCCGCCAGTACAAAACTGTGTCCAGGCTGGACCTGCAGGGCAGCAGAACACAACAGATTCCAGGAACTCACTGCCGAACATGACTGCACCCTCCAGCAACACTTCAACTACACAGGACTGTCATAACAGCTCCACTAACACCTCCAG GTCAGCACCGGACGTAACGGATCTGTCCTCTTGCGACCCTGCGCTCGACTCCAAGCAGCAGAGGAAGCTGAGACAGCAGCAGCTGCAGCAAAAGTTCAGGCAGGAGATGGAGGCCAAGAAGATGCAAACGGAGCCACAGCTGAGGCCTGAACCCACGGCGGCTCATCTTAAACCAG TTCATGCATCAGGTCCCGTCACCCACAGCACGCCTAACGGACACAAAGCGCCGATCAAGAAGGAGGAATGTCTGGCTG ATGACCCAGCCTTGTGGGACTTTACACTGGACGGCATTGATATGCTCGGTGATCCGCCCACAGAATCGTCAGGGCCGCCTCGACCTGCCACTCCGAACGATCACGGGATGATGACCCGCAGTAAAACTCCACAGAGACCCGCCTCGTCCCTGAGGCCGCCGCTGAGGCCACAAGATCATCAGGCCCATCACGGGCGGGGTTCCGCACAGTACAGACCTGGCATGATGGAGAATTCTGCATTTCAGaacactgcacacacaacaG GTCCAAAAAGCCCATACCGACATGGACAGTACATGAAGAAACGGAAACTGGACCCTTGA
- the rad52 gene encoding DNA repair protein RAD52 homolog isoform X3, translated as MEQSTEGKNKKHTSNMCFGQYHYSAEEYQAVQNALRQRLGPEYISTRQAGGGQKVCYIEGHKVISLANEMFGYNGWSHSISQQNVDFVDLINGKFYVGVSAFVKVQLKDGSFHEDVGYGVSEGLKSKALSLEKARKEAVTDGLKRALKCFGNALGNCILNKEYLMAINKIPKQPRSPLDPQKTKRRDNEPCVEQARFNSLTRKDSKTFINPAASAPPNSPPVQNCVQAGPAGQQNTTDSRNSLPNMTAPSSNTSTTQDCHNSSTNTSRSAPDVTDLSSCDPALDSKQQRKLRQQQLQQKFRQEMEAKKMQTEPQLRPEPTAAHLKPESSGPPRPATPNDHGMMTRSKTPQRPASSLRPPLRPQDHQAHHGRGSAQYRPGMMENSAFQNTAHTTGPKSPYRHGQYMKKRKLDP; from the exons ATGGAGCAAAGCACTGAAGGAAAAAACAAGAAGCACACATCCAACATGTGTTTTGGACAG tACCATTACAGTGCTGAGGAGTACCAGGCTGTTCAGAATGCTCTTCGACAGAGACTGGGACCAGAGTACATAAGCACGAGACAAGCAGGAGGAGGGCAGAAG GTATGCTACATCGAGGGTCACAAAGTCATCAGTTTGGCCAATGAAATGTTTGGGTACAATGGCTGGTCTCACTCAATTTCACAACAAAATGTTG ACTTTGTGGACCTGATTAATGGGAAATTTTATGTAGGAGTGAGCGCTTTTGTGAAGGTTCAGTTAAAG GATGGATCATTTCATGAGGACGTGGGTTATGGAGTGAGTGAGGGTCTGAAGTCCAAAGCACTGTCGCTAGAAAAAGCAAGAAAAGAAGCTGTAACAGACGGACTGAAAAGAGCACTCAA GTGTTTTGGAAACGCTCTTGGAAACTGCATCCTCAATAAGGAGTACCTGATGGCAATCAACAAGATTCCTAAACAG CCCCGTTCACCTTTAGATCCTCAGAAGACGAAGCGCAGAGATAATGAGCCCTGTGTTGAGCAGGCCCGCTTTAACAGTCTTACTCGAAAAGACAGCAAGACTTTCATCAATCCTGCTGCATCAGCACCACCGAATTCTCCGCCAGTACAAAACTGTGTCCAGGCTGGACCTGCAGGGCAGCAGAACACAACAGATTCCAGGAACTCACTGCCGAACATGACTGCACCCTCCAGCAACACTTCAACTACACAGGACTGTCATAACAGCTCCACTAACACCTCCAG GTCAGCACCGGACGTAACGGATCTGTCCTCTTGCGACCCTGCGCTCGACTCCAAGCAGCAGAGGAAGCTGAGACAGCAGCAGCTGCAGCAAAAGTTCAGGCAGGAGATGGAGGCCAAGAAGATGCAAACGGAGCCACAGCTGAGGCCTGAACCCACGGCGGCTCATCTTAAACCAG AATCGTCAGGGCCGCCTCGACCTGCCACTCCGAACGATCACGGGATGATGACCCGCAGTAAAACTCCACAGAGACCCGCCTCGTCCCTGAGGCCGCCGCTGAGGCCACAAGATCATCAGGCCCATCACGGGCGGGGTTCCGCACAGTACAGACCTGGCATGATGGAGAATTCTGCATTTCAGaacactgcacacacaacaG GTCCAAAAAGCCCATACCGACATGGACAGTACATGAAGAAACGGAAACTGGACCCTTGA